The DNA window GCCAAGGATCAGATTCACGCTGGCGGATTCTCAAGGGCGTTTCGCGAAGGCGGCCCGCTTGTGACGCGGGCGGTTGACGTCCAATAATAGCGATTTGGGGCATCCTCTGCTTGAACCTCGATCATGGTTCGGGGATGTCCGGCTCATCGGGGAGGCGCGACTGTGCGTTCAGGCTGGTTGACAAGGGTGACCGCCGATGCCTCGCCGGAGGAACTCCCGGTGCTGGCCCGGACACGTCAGGAATTGACGCATCTGTTGGCGAGCGAACTGGCGCCGCTACGCGAGCTGTCCCTGGCGCTCATGCGCGATCCGGCCATGGCCCTGCGCGTACTGCAGCGGGCCAATGCGGTTCCGCACCGGCATTTCAGCGCCGACGTGGCAACGCTGGAAGATGCGGCGCACATGCTGGGTGTCGAGAAGATCCTGCGCATGCAGTCCGAGTCCCACGTGGCTGAAGAGGTTCTGGATCCCGCGCGGCTCGCGTCCTATCGCCGGAGCGCGGGCAGAGCGGTCCTGGCGGCGCTGTTGGCGCTGGACTGGGCCGAGCTGGATCGCGACCGGTTTCCGTCCGAGGTCAGTCTGGCGGCCCTGTTGAATAACCTGGGCGAACTCTTCCTGCTCGCGCATGGGGACGCCCGGATCAACCGCTATCTGCAATTGGTGGAGGTAAACCATGAGTTTCCCCATGAGGCCGAGTATGTCGCGCTGGGGGAGAGCCTGGAAGCGTTGGGCCATGCCCTGGCACTGCGGTGGAGATTGCCCGAGATGGTTCGGGAGGCGATGCGGGCCCGCAATGCGCAACATGCAAGGACGCTATGCGTGATGCTGGCGACTCAGATTGCCCGCGATGCCTTCTCCGCCTGGCGTCATCCGATGCGCATGCGTGACTTGCGTCTGGTGGCCGAGTTGCTCGATCTCGATCCGCCGTCCTTGATCCGACGCATCAATCATGTGTTGGGTGCCTTCAATCCGACGGCCGTCCGCTATGGCATCGGTTCACTGGCATTGTTGACCCTGGAGCGCGATGGCTGGCGGTCGGCGGCGGCGAACGCGCCCGCGACGCCGTCTTTTTGTCTGGCGCCGAGAGCGGACGATTATCTGGCCTGTCTGGCGGCGCTCGGCGATTGCTCGCTGCCTGATCGCGCGGCGGTGTTCGCGACCCTGCTACGTGGCCTGCATCGCGGTCTGGGCCTGAATCGTGCGGTGTTCGCGGCCTATTGTCCCCGCCGGCGGACCTTGTCGGCGGAGTTTCTGGTCGGTACGGATTTCGAGCCGACCTTCAATCGCTTCAGTCTTTCGCTCGATGCCGGTGGGCTTTTTGGCGAGTTGCTGGACGCGCCGTCCGCCATCTGGCTGAACGAGGAAAATCAAGCCGATCTTCTGCCGCGGATCCCGGAGGCAATCGTCGAACTGATCGGCGACACGCGCTTTTTTGTCATGTCGATGTGGGTCAGGGGGCGGCCGATCGGGTTACTTTACGCGGATCGCCGCAGTGCGAGCTGCCGTCTGGATGCGCGCGGTTACGCTTCGTTTCAACGTCTTGCCGGCCAGGCGAGTCAGTGTCTGGAGTGTCTGGAAACCGCTTGACGGAGCGGCGTTCAGCCGTCACTCCAGGTTCTCATCCCGGGCTCCTTGGCGACGCTGCGTGGTCGCGATCGCGAAGTTGACGGCGTCCGAGACCTCTTCCCGCATGTTTCGATGATCCGAGTCGCTGAGATGGGACGCCAGGTCGACGGCATGCCTCACGTAACGTGGCGGCAGATAATTCAGCGCCACGCAGGCAAGATCCTCAATGTAGGTGGTGTCGAACTCGCTGCCGTTTTCGCCCAGTACGCCATGGATGCGTTCCATGACAAGCCGTTCGAAATAATTGCCGATACTCG is part of the Thiocystis violascens DSM 198 genome and encodes:
- a CDS encoding HDOD domain-containing protein produces the protein MTADASPEELPVLARTRQELTHLLASELAPLRELSLALMRDPAMALRVLQRANAVPHRHFSADVATLEDAAHMLGVEKILRMQSESHVAEEVLDPARLASYRRSAGRAVLAALLALDWAELDRDRFPSEVSLAALLNNLGELFLLAHGDARINRYLQLVEVNHEFPHEAEYVALGESLEALGHALALRWRLPEMVREAMRARNAQHARTLCVMLATQIARDAFSAWRHPMRMRDLRLVAELLDLDPPSLIRRINHVLGAFNPTAVRYGIGSLALLTLERDGWRSAAANAPATPSFCLAPRADDYLACLAALGDCSLPDRAAVFATLLRGLHRGLGLNRAVFAAYCPRRRTLSAEFLVGTDFEPTFNRFSLSLDAGGLFGELLDAPSAIWLNEENQADLLPRIPEAIVELIGDTRFFVMSMWVRGRPIGLLYADRRSASCRLDARGYASFQRLAGQASQCLECLETA
- a CDS encoding late competence development ComFB family protein, whose protein sequence is MLSSIGNYFERLVMERIHGVLGENGSEFDTTYIEDLACVALNYLPPRYVRHAVDLASHLSDSDHRNMREEVSDAVNFAIATTQRRQGARDENLE